The Brassica rapa cultivar Chiifu-401-42 chromosome A10, CAAS_Brap_v3.01, whole genome shotgun sequence genome segment aattagttacatAACCTACATAAtcaagaataaaaatatatatagatcaaAATATTGAGTACTTCAGACTCATACTATCAACtcgaaattatttaataaaatacacaGCAAGCTATGAATTctaacattttaaatttattaggCAGAAAACAATTAACAAAATAGTTTTAAAGTTGTATACTAACTtatttttataatcaattacaaatatatatatatatatatatatataaacgtaATTATTTGTGTTTGTCTGTAATtaactaaaaagtaaaaaataataattaaaattataaaataaagaagataaaaattggtttctttaaatatttgattataaGAAACGTTGATTTTGATCTAATTAGAgatcaaattattttattttcttcaatttaaaataattttacaaatgttttgtaaaattaaaatatactttaatataGAATAATTTTGTGTAAACTcttccgcccgtagggcggaccaaTCCCTAGTTGATTTAATTATTGAAACGTACGAAAGTCAGACAAACagaagaaacagaaaatatgaaaCTTATTTTGTTCGGATCATCATAAGTTTGAGCTAAGTCAGAAACCAGCCATCTTCATAAGCTTCTTCCAAGCCGGTCTAGCCGTAACCTCTTCCCACCACCGGTTCATATTCACCCGATCCTTAACAATCCGGTTTATGTTGGTACGCATCAAGTACCCCATCGCAGGCATATGCGTCAAATCAGCCATAGTGAATTCATCACCAGCCAAGAACCGGTTCGAAGCAAGCTGGTTCTCGTATATGTCCAAGACCACCCCGAGCTTCACTTTGAGCTCCTCGACCAAAACGGCGTCACATTCTTCGCCTAACCTCGGTTTGATGACTAGGTTCATCACTAAAGGGTGTACCAGCACGTTGAAGTAACCGACCTCAACATCAGCCCACTGGTCCACGATGGCTCGGTGCTCTAGAGACTTGCCCAAAAGGTTCGTGCCTTGGTCCGCGTACTTGGTCGCGTAGTATCTCGCAATGGCTCGAGATTCTTTGAGCAAAAATACCAAAATACATTACATAAATGATTAGAAACCAAGTCTAacaataaatgtttttaaaatttgttattaGGATCGTTACCAAAAAGTTTGAAATCTCCATCTTCTATGGCTGGAACTTGACCAAATGGCTACAAGAAACATTAGTTATACTAATGGTGTGTTtctatttagaataaaaaacatGAAACGTTTACCTGACGAAGAAGATGTTCAGGTCTTTTCTGCTCTAGTGTATCAAGATCGATGTGAATAATCTCAAATTCAATTTCTTTCTCAAGAAGACAAAGCAAGACTCTTTGAGGACAAGCTGCCGTAACCTGTCCGTATAGTTTCACAACCATTCTATtactttgtaatttttttttttgtatttaatagTATAAGAAAAAGCAAAGATCAATTTATAtgtgttattttaaatttgtgtttATCGATCTTATTTATAATTGAGAAGAAGTATGGGTAGATGTGTTGGCATTTTATTAGACTAAAACGTTTATAAGAGCTGGTTGTTGTGGCTTGGTTGGGTAAAGCATGTGGTGGTTGTTCCACTAACGGTGGGTATCATTTAAATTTCTCTATAAGCTTTATAAGTTTCAAGAACCTCAAATGTATGTGTTAAAGTTCTTGTCAAACCGTGTTTGGTCGAGCCGATGGGTAggttaaatataaatat includes the following:
- the LOC103846264 gene encoding glutathione S-transferase F12, giving the protein MVVKLYGQVTAACPQRVLLCLLEKEIEFEIIHIDLDTLEQKRPEHLLRQPFGQVPAIEDGDFKLFESRAIARYYATKYADQGTNLLGKSLEHRAIVDQWADVEVGYFNVLVHPLVMNLVIKPRLGEECDAVLVEELKVKLGVVLDIYENQLASNRFLAGDEFTMADLTHMPAMGYLMRTNINRIVKDRVNMNRWWEEVTARPAWKKLMKMAGF